The Mucilaginibacter mallensis genome has a segment encoding these proteins:
- a CDS encoding SusD/RagB family nutrient-binding outer membrane lipoprotein, with translation MKKKLITYSSLLTMGLFLATGCTKNFDKLNTDPTAFSASNFDPNYLLTTAQLNYTGSQDFSYDTWRADLIYCSDMIQGTATSIGYWAGDKYLSNPDYLAAYWQSDGGGDGAYAEQVKPIVDMVTTTTGVAKYNNLHQIGRIMKALIFERITDLYGDVPYSQAGDGYYGKILFPVYDKQQAIYTSLISELQDATSKLDPNGDIPTGDAIYGGNIGKWQRFGNSLLLRVAMRLSKVDPATAKTVVQSVVGKTMTGNSDDAFLIHDPTGGRPTVNRVSQVLQGGPENQYVKWSERFIDILQGKVKRTDPIDPVPDPRLAVISVTNYTIGTTTPAGDATPADQKGQPNGYDLSGTPGLTLGSAPGFTTLGDYSCPSTYLTQLGSPTIILTYGETELLLADAAERFGIGGSAASHYTNGVTAAMTYLTEYDPKALVTPAQAATYLAAHPYVAGETGLNMINTQYWELTNTMMDFYESWCNWRRTSSKANPLGYPNLTPVVYPGNATNGTIPRRFPYPTVEAANNPTNYTAAHNAVPGGDTMTGLVWWDVQ, from the coding sequence ATGAAAAAGAAATTAATTACATATAGCAGCCTGCTAACAATGGGACTATTCCTTGCGACAGGTTGCACCAAGAATTTTGATAAATTAAATACGGATCCTACTGCATTTAGTGCATCAAATTTTGATCCTAATTATTTGTTAACCACGGCTCAACTGAATTATACAGGTAGCCAGGATTTTAGCTATGATACATGGCGTGCTGATCTTATATACTGTTCAGACATGATACAAGGTACAGCAACTTCAATCGGTTATTGGGCAGGTGATAAATACTTATCAAACCCTGATTACCTTGCTGCATACTGGCAAAGTGATGGTGGTGGTGATGGCGCTTACGCTGAACAGGTAAAACCAATTGTTGATATGGTTACTACCACAACCGGCGTAGCTAAATACAATAACTTGCATCAGATAGGCCGTATAATGAAGGCTTTAATATTTGAACGTATTACCGATCTGTACGGTGATGTGCCTTACTCACAAGCTGGTGACGGCTACTACGGTAAAATATTATTCCCGGTTTATGATAAACAACAAGCTATTTACACTAGCCTGATTTCTGAACTACAGGATGCAACTTCAAAATTAGATCCAAATGGCGATATACCTACTGGTGATGCTATTTATGGTGGCAACATTGGTAAATGGCAACGTTTTGGCAACTCATTATTACTGCGTGTTGCTATGCGTTTAAGCAAGGTTGACCCTGCTACTGCTAAAACTGTTGTACAATCAGTTGTTGGTAAAACAATGACTGGTAATAGCGATGATGCCTTCCTTATACATGACCCAACTGGTGGCCGCCCTACAGTTAACCGTGTTAGCCAGGTATTACAAGGCGGCCCGGAAAACCAATATGTGAAATGGTCAGAAAGATTTATTGACATTTTACAGGGTAAAGTAAAACGCACCGATCCAATCGATCCGGTTCCAGATCCGCGTTTAGCTGTTATATCAGTTACCAATTATACAATTGGTACTACTACCCCTGCCGGTGATGCTACCCCGGCCGACCAAAAAGGACAACCAAATGGCTATGACCTTAGCGGTACACCAGGCTTAACCTTAGGTTCAGCTCCAGGGTTTACTACACTTGGCGATTACTCATGCCCAAGCACCTATTTAACTCAATTAGGCTCGCCAACAATTATATTAACTTATGGCGAAACTGAGCTTTTATTAGCTGATGCTGCAGAACGCTTTGGTATTGGTGGCAGCGCTGCTTCCCATTATACAAATGGTGTTACAGCTGCCATGACCTACCTTACCGAGTACGATCCAAAAGCACTTGTTACCCCTGCACAGGCTGCCACTTACTTAGCGGCTCACCCTTACGTTGCCGGTGAAACAGGCTTAAATATGATTAATACGCAATATTGGGAGCTCACCAACACGATGATGGATTTTTACGAATCATGGTGTAACTGGAGAAGGACATCATCAAAGGCTAATCCTTTGGGATACCCTAATTTAACTCCGGTTGTTTACCCTGGTAATGCTACAAACGGTACTATTCCACGCCGTTTCCCATACCCAACAGTTGAGGCTGCCAACAACCCAACTAACTACACTGCCGCGCATAATGCTGTACCCGGAGGGGACACTATGACAGGCCTTGTTTGGTGGGATGTACAATAA
- a CDS encoding SusC/RagA family TonB-linked outer membrane protein, with amino-acid sequence MKKILPIILLLPCVALGANGLTKVNSMANNRITTVQVRHLGDNKAFTIKGFVRDASGQPLAGVTVTIKGTSTGTQTDIKGAFSLSADPGQVLVFSYIGYIRKEVTVTTNSLTVELDEDSKQLSEVVVTALGIKKERKALGYSVSEVKGSELTTAREVNFANSLEGKVAGVNVSTISGGPASSVNINIRGAASVTGFNQPLYVINGIPMNNIDNTQIVGLSMNGGGEYSNSPDQGDGIGNINPDDIETISILKGAAASALYGARAKFGVVLITTKTGSSKGTVEFNSNYQADNVINPTDYQYEYGNGAQGVKPTTPTAAFNAGNSSWGAKLDGSNVMQFDGVARPYVAQKNNFDEFYRTGSTFTNTVAFGKAYDLGAFRFSASDLHNEAPTPNSGYDRRTFNFGGNFSPIKRLMVDAHVNFTNDAATNRPILGDGAGNSAYQLLFLPTSVNVNNLNPGSKGTVTSQDIQNGYTGAALGNELLFANNNYATNPWFAAQQFVNNSSRNRIIGSASVRYTFDNGLFAQVRIGEDYYTERYTNIVPNGTGYYAQANQNLGETFDNVGEFNTDFLIGKDFKIHDFTITPNVGGNIEKQRIESTTESGVGFVIPYVYTISNTKSKSIAYADDKSDINSLYGTLALSYKSLIYIEGSARSDWFSTIASSESPNNKLSILYPSVSGSFVFTELWKPTWLDFGKIRAGWANVGGTTQTPYQTLLNYGLSPVQLNGMPLGIITNTATPNSDLKPSDASELEIGTELHTLNSRLNFDVTWYNKLSKDEIITAPASITSGYQGAVLNIGKIRNKGWEVLVTGVPVKMKDFTWTSSVNFAYNANTVVALAAGQSSLPVAYSRTAVGFTTDVVGMAADQVQAFDYKRDASGNIVVDPTTGIPVQGALKNYGSAYGPWSGGFSNDFKYKNFDLSFLIDTKLGGKIFAGDEYYAYYNGLSKATLPGRETGFGPGDKTTAETYYTTLANNVSGQFVQNDSYIKFRQITLGYNFPASMFNNKIQGINLSLVGRNLFYIMKKTTDIDPESSYGTLSQGLQLGDQLPTRTFGLSLNVKF; translated from the coding sequence ATGAAAAAAATATTACCAATAATTTTATTATTACCATGTGTTGCACTGGGGGCTAATGGCCTTACCAAAGTAAACAGCATGGCTAATAACCGTATCACCACCGTACAAGTACGGCATTTGGGTGATAACAAAGCCTTTACTATAAAAGGTTTTGTACGTGATGCATCAGGACAACCGCTGGCCGGTGTTACTGTAACCATCAAAGGTACCTCAACAGGCACCCAAACTGATATAAAAGGTGCATTCAGCCTTTCGGCAGATCCCGGACAGGTGCTGGTATTCAGCTATATCGGTTATATTAGAAAAGAAGTAACTGTAACAACAAACTCTTTAACTGTCGAACTTGATGAAGATTCAAAACAACTAAGCGAAGTTGTAGTTACCGCTTTAGGTATTAAAAAAGAACGTAAAGCTTTAGGTTATTCAGTTAGTGAAGTAAAGGGAAGCGAACTAACTACAGCACGTGAGGTAAACTTTGCCAATTCATTAGAAGGTAAAGTTGCTGGTGTTAACGTTAGTACCATATCAGGTGGCCCGGCTTCATCTGTAAACATCAACATTCGTGGTGCAGCAAGTGTAACTGGTTTTAACCAGCCTTTGTATGTAATCAATGGTATTCCAATGAACAATATTGACAATACCCAAATTGTAGGTTTATCAATGAATGGCGGCGGTGAATATTCAAACTCACCAGACCAGGGCGACGGTATCGGTAACATCAACCCCGATGATATTGAAACCATATCGATCCTTAAAGGTGCGGCAGCATCTGCGCTGTATGGCGCAAGAGCAAAATTTGGCGTTGTATTGATCACCACAAAAACAGGCAGCAGCAAAGGTACTGTTGAATTTAACTCAAATTACCAGGCAGACAACGTAATTAACCCTACTGATTACCAATATGAATATGGTAATGGTGCACAAGGTGTAAAACCGACTACGCCTACAGCTGCATTTAATGCAGGTAACAGTAGCTGGGGTGCTAAATTAGACGGATCAAATGTTATGCAATTTGACGGCGTAGCCCGTCCTTATGTGGCACAAAAAAATAATTTTGACGAGTTCTATCGCACAGGAAGCACATTTACAAACACCGTTGCTTTTGGTAAAGCATATGACCTTGGCGCATTTCGTTTTTCGGCAAGTGATCTTCATAATGAAGCCCCGACACCTAACTCGGGTTATGACAGAAGGACTTTCAACTTTGGAGGGAACTTTAGTCCGATTAAAAGATTAATGGTTGACGCGCATGTTAACTTTACCAATGACGCTGCAACCAACAGGCCAATATTGGGCGACGGTGCGGGTAACTCTGCTTACCAGCTATTGTTTTTACCAACCAGCGTAAACGTAAACAACCTGAACCCTGGCAGCAAAGGTACTGTAACCAGCCAGGACATTCAGAACGGATACACCGGAGCCGCGCTTGGCAACGAGCTTTTATTTGCAAATAACAACTACGCTACTAACCCATGGTTTGCAGCACAACAATTTGTTAATAACAGCAGCCGTAACCGTATAATAGGTTCAGCAAGCGTGCGTTACACTTTCGATAATGGCTTATTTGCGCAGGTACGTATTGGTGAAGATTATTACACTGAGCGCTATACTAATATTGTACCTAATGGTACAGGCTATTATGCGCAGGCAAATCAAAATTTGGGCGAAACATTTGATAATGTAGGTGAATTTAATACAGATTTCCTTATTGGTAAAGATTTTAAAATACATGATTTCACTATCACCCCTAACGTTGGCGGAAATATTGAAAAACAAAGGATCGAATCAACAACAGAATCTGGTGTAGGTTTTGTAATACCTTATGTATATACCATAAGCAATACCAAATCAAAATCAATCGCTTATGCTGATGACAAATCAGATATCAATTCTCTTTACGGAACGTTGGCTCTATCATATAAATCACTTATTTATATAGAAGGTTCTGCCCGTTCAGATTGGTTTTCAACAATAGCGTCATCTGAATCACCAAATAATAAATTAAGCATCCTATACCCTTCAGTTAGCGGTTCATTCGTATTTACTGAATTGTGGAAACCTACCTGGCTTGACTTTGGTAAGATCAGAGCTGGTTGGGCAAATGTAGGTGGTACAACACAAACGCCATATCAAACTTTACTAAATTATGGCCTTTCGCCTGTACAATTAAACGGCATGCCATTAGGTATAATTACCAACACTGCAACGCCTAACAGCGATCTTAAACCATCAGATGCAAGTGAACTTGAAATTGGTACAGAGTTACATACGCTTAACAGCCGTTTAAACTTTGATGTAACCTGGTACAACAAATTATCTAAAGATGAGATCATAACAGCTCCTGCATCTATAACATCAGGCTACCAGGGCGCCGTATTAAATATTGGTAAAATCAGAAATAAAGGATGGGAAGTTTTAGTAACTGGTGTTCCTGTAAAAATGAAGGACTTTACCTGGACATCATCAGTAAATTTTGCTTATAATGCTAATACTGTTGTAGCATTAGCAGCAGGTCAATCTTCTTTACCGGTGGCCTATTCACGTACCGCAGTTGGTTTTACTACCGACGTAGTTGGCATGGCTGCTGACCAGGTTCAGGCATTCGATTACAAACGCGATGCTTCAGGCAACATTGTAGTTGATCCGACCACAGGCATTCCTGTACAAGGTGCCTTAAAAAATTACGGATCGGCTTATGGCCCATGGAGCGGTGGTTTCAGCAACGACTTCAAGTACAAAAATTTCGATCTTTCATTCCTGATCGATACTAAATTAGGTGGTAAAATATTTGCCGGTGATGAATATTATGCTTACTACAACGGTTTAAGTAAAGCTACTTTACCTGGCCGTGAAACAGGATTTGGCCCGGGCGACAAAACAACTGCTGAAACTTATTATACTACACTTGCTAATAATGTTTCAGGTCAGTTTGTTCAAAACGACAGTTATATCAAATTCCGTCAGATCACTTTAGGTTACAACTTCCCGGCATCCATGTTTAACAACAAGATACAGGGCATAAACCTTAGCCTGGTTGGCCGTAACTTGTTTTACATCATGAAGAAAACCACTGATATTGATCCGGAGTCGAGCTATGGAACCCTATCTCAAGGTTTGCAGTTAGGTGATCAATTACCTACCAGAACATTTGGATTAAGCCTGAATGTTAAATTTTAG
- a CDS encoding ROK family transcriptional regulator, producing the protein MELKPKFVKSTELKNMIVKRLYFDKALSCADLSELFDKSVPSISKAVNELIDEGFVIENGYAPSSGGRRPLVYSIRPEAMYILTVAMDQLSTRIQMVDLVNRPVADIAVCDLKLLNNPHALATLIGHINSYINTTGIPKDKIAGTGIGMPGFINSIEGVNFTYMESGDQSLTQVITIKTGIPTYIDNDSSLIALAEQKFGIAKARKDVMVINLGWGIGLGMIINGEIYRGHNGFAGEFSHIPLSEDGALCTCGKRGCLEAEASMLVVAEKAIRGIKKGNISSLKNINIAQSKMVGDAIMEAANSGDQFAIELLSDAGYKIGKALAILIHIMNPASIVLSGRGAVVGKILLAPIQQALNKYCIPRLANSTELLISDLGFNAELIGAAVLVMENFDKEIKNHLITTNQSSMEKTMKN; encoded by the coding sequence ATGGAACTTAAACCAAAATTTGTTAAAAGTACTGAACTAAAGAACATGATCGTTAAGCGCCTTTATTTCGACAAGGCCTTATCATGTGCTGACCTTAGTGAACTTTTCGACAAAAGTGTTCCATCCATATCTAAAGCGGTTAATGAACTGATTGATGAAGGTTTTGTAATTGAAAACGGTTATGCACCATCAAGCGGGGGCCGCAGGCCATTGGTTTATTCTATAAGGCCCGAGGCCATGTATATCCTTACCGTGGCAATGGATCAGTTATCAACCCGTATCCAAATGGTTGATCTGGTAAACCGGCCTGTTGCCGATATAGCCGTGTGCGATCTTAAGTTATTAAATAATCCGCATGCCCTGGCTACACTAATCGGGCATATCAACAGCTATATCAACACCACAGGTATACCAAAAGATAAAATTGCAGGGACAGGTATTGGCATGCCCGGCTTTATCAATTCAATCGAGGGTGTAAACTTCACTTATATGGAATCGGGCGATCAAAGCTTAACCCAAGTGATCACCATTAAAACCGGGATACCTACTTATATTGATAACGACTCCAGTTTGATAGCTCTCGCCGAACAAAAATTCGGGATTGCCAAAGCACGCAAGGATGTAATGGTTATAAACCTGGGTTGGGGTATTGGTTTGGGTATGATCATAAACGGCGAGATCTACCGGGGCCATAATGGCTTTGCGGGTGAGTTCAGCCATATCCCACTATCAGAAGATGGCGCACTTTGCACTTGCGGCAAACGTGGTTGCCTCGAGGCTGAGGCATCAATGCTCGTGGTTGCCGAAAAAGCCATAAGAGGCATAAAAAAAGGAAACATATCCAGCTTAAAGAACATCAACATCGCCCAATCAAAAATGGTGGGGGATGCCATCATGGAAGCTGCCAACAGCGGTGACCAGTTTGCTATAGAACTGCTTTCAGATGCCGGCTATAAAATTGGTAAGGCGCTGGCTATCCTCATCCACATCATGAACCCGGCCAGCATAGTACTAAGCGGCAGGGGCGCCGTGGTTGGGAAAATCTTACTGGCACCAATACAACAGGCTTTAAATAAATATTGCATACCACGCCTGGCAAACAGCACCGAGCTGCTCATATCAGACCTGGGTTTTAATGCCGAACTAATTGGCGCTGCCGTATTAGTAATGGAAAATTTTGACAAAGAAATAAAGAACCATTTAATCACCACAAATCAATCAAGTATGGAAAAAACAATGAAAAACTAA
- a CDS encoding FAD-dependent oxidoreductase: MNAIKNKKIAIVGAGPGGLTLARLLQMNGADVRVYERDADKDARPKGATLDLHEESGLAALREAGLMDAFMANYRPEADKMRIADMNANVVYDDHANEQTDRSRPEIDRGPLQKILLESLQPGTLVWDSQFLTMSPHNDGWKLEFKNDTSVTADLVIAADGANSKLRPYITPIKPFYVGVTAIEGAVYNSETESPKIHKLLNGGKIFAMGNEQSLIVSSKGDGSLVFYPGFKKEENWSRECGIDFTDKAQVLAWFKQEYAGWDSSWLELFENSSSAFVARPQYCMPPDQTWEALPNLTMLGDAAHLMPPYAGEGVNMAMLDALELSRCLVSENFADTQAAIAAYEKQMRARASETARDTLESTAALHSPDAITFLINVFG; this comes from the coding sequence ATGAACGCTATTAAAAATAAAAAAATAGCCATTGTTGGCGCAGGGCCGGGCGGTTTAACGCTTGCCAGGCTTTTACAAATGAATGGCGCAGATGTAAGGGTTTATGAACGGGATGCTGATAAAGACGCCCGTCCAAAAGGCGCTACGCTGGATCTGCATGAGGAATCGGGTTTGGCAGCATTGCGTGAGGCCGGATTAATGGATGCCTTTATGGCAAATTACCGCCCCGAAGCAGATAAAATGCGTATTGCAGATATGAATGCAAATGTGGTATATGATGACCATGCCAACGAACAGACCGACCGATCGCGCCCGGAGATTGACCGGGGGCCATTGCAAAAGATCCTGCTGGAATCATTGCAACCCGGTACGCTTGTATGGGACAGTCAGTTTTTAACCATGTCGCCGCATAACGATGGCTGGAAACTGGAGTTTAAAAACGACACGTCTGTAACTGCTGATCTGGTGATCGCAGCAGATGGGGCAAACTCAAAGCTGCGCCCTTACATCACGCCTATTAAGCCATTTTATGTGGGTGTTACGGCAATTGAAGGAGCGGTATATAATTCTGAAACTGAAAGCCCCAAAATACATAAGCTATTAAATGGCGGAAAGATATTTGCCATGGGCAATGAGCAATCATTAATTGTGAGCTCAAAGGGCGATGGCAGCCTGGTGTTTTATCCCGGCTTTAAAAAGGAAGAGAACTGGAGCCGCGAATGCGGGATAGACTTTACTGACAAAGCGCAGGTACTTGCCTGGTTTAAACAAGAATATGCAGGTTGGGATAGCTCATGGCTTGAACTTTTTGAAAACTCAAGCTCGGCTTTTGTGGCCCGCCCGCAATATTGTATGCCTCCCGACCAAACCTGGGAGGCTTTGCCTAATCTTACTATGCTGGGTGATGCAGCCCACCTGATGCCCCCATATGCAGGTGAAGGTGTAAATATGGCCATGCTAGATGCATTGGAATTAAGCAGATGCCTTGTCAGCGAAAATTTCGCTGACACACAAGCAGCCATTGCAGCTTATGAAAAACAGATGCGCGCAAGAGCTTCTGAAACTGCAAGGGACACGCTGGAATCAACGGCTGCATTGCACTCGCCGGATGCAATTACTTTCCTTATTAATGTTTTCGGTTAA
- a CDS encoding TetR/AcrR family transcriptional regulator — MRPKNLEKEQAIRTIALQIIAEEGLENLTMQKLAKAANISPRTIYIKYENKEDLLIKLFIEEVLSAYEKAVLENFNPDADFAEGVKKLWMNGFGYLKNNRHAFALIQYGKSSPLLNKAYQEKNIKEGDFFGPIHQFLELNIAAGIIKDFPHEVLRALLFSPIIELVNEYFDYMNRPKQIITEETLLAYCEAVVKGILK, encoded by the coding sequence ATGAGGCCAAAAAATTTAGAAAAAGAGCAAGCCATCCGTACCATAGCTTTACAAATTATTGCTGAAGAAGGATTAGAAAATCTGACCATGCAAAAACTTGCCAAAGCTGCCAATATATCCCCGCGTACTATCTACATAAAATACGAAAACAAAGAAGACCTTTTAATAAAGCTGTTTATTGAAGAAGTATTAAGTGCTTATGAAAAGGCGGTGCTGGAAAACTTTAACCCTGATGCGGACTTTGCCGAAGGTGTAAAAAAACTATGGATGAACGGCTTCGGGTATCTTAAAAACAACCGGCATGCTTTCGCTTTGATTCAATATGGAAAATCTTCCCCACTATTAAATAAAGCGTATCAGGAAAAAAACATTAAAGAAGGTGATTTCTTTGGCCCGATACATCAGTTTCTGGAGCTCAATATTGCAGCCGGCATAATTAAGGATTTTCCTCATGAGGTACTCAGGGCATTATTGTTCTCTCCCATAATTGAGCTGGTAAATGAATATTTTGATTACATGAACAGACCAAAACAAATCATAACAGAAGAAACACTTTTAGCCTACTGCGAGGCAGTGGTAAAAGGGATATTAAAATAA